One window of the Diospyros lotus cultivar Yz01 chromosome 12, ASM1463336v1, whole genome shotgun sequence genome contains the following:
- the LOC127787287 gene encoding dirigent protein 5-like, giving the protein MATSRVAEKSCFIFLLLVSSSFLAESRTFKPRKPCKRLVLYLQETMFKGNNAANATAATIANPNGTGLGGFKFGKTVVFDDPMTVDNHLHSPAVARAQGFYFYDMKTTYNAWFAYSLVFNSSDYRGTLNIMGADMMDEESRDLSVVGGTGDFFMARGICTFRTDEVEGADYFRVQMDIKLYECH; this is encoded by the coding sequence TTCCTCCTCCTCGTCTCGTCTTCCTTCTTGGCCGAGTCCAGGACCTTCAAACCCAGAAAGCCATGCAAGCGCCTGGTTCTTTACTTACAGGAAACCATGTTCAAGGGCAACAACGCCGCCAACGCGACGGCGGCCACCATCGCCAACCCCAATGGCACGGGGCTCGGCGGCTTCAAGTTCGGGAAGACGGTGGTTTTCGACGACCCCATGACGGTCGACAACCATCTCCACTCGCCGGCGGTGGCCCGGGCCCAAGGGTTCTACTTCTATGACATGAAAACCACGTACAATGCGTGGTTCGCTTACTCGCTGGTGTTCAATTCGAGCGACTACAGGGGGACGTTGAACATAATGGGGGCCGACATGATGGACGAGGAGAGCAGAGATCTGTCGGTGGTCGGCGGCACCGGCGACTTCTTCATGGCGAGAGGGATCTGCACGTTCCGGACCGACGAGGTTGAGGGTGCCGATTACTTTAGGGTTCAGATGGATATTAAGCTCTATGAATGTCACTAG